CTGCCGGACGCCTAACGTAGTGCCATGCCCTTTAACGCACGCACCTTCGCTTCCCTTGTCCGTTCCGCCGCCCGGCTGCTGGGCCAGGCCGGGTCCGGTGCCGGCACCGTTTCCGGGCAGGGGTCCCGGGACCGGACCGGCATAAAGTCCCGGCCCGGGCCCGGCCGGCGCTCCCCAAGGCCGTCCCCCGCGCCCTCCCCCGGACCCAAGGCTGCGCCGTCGCACCCCCGGCAGGCCGCGGCGTCGGGCGCTACTGGATACGCGGGTGACTATGCGGGGCCCGTAAGTCCGGTCTACGCACCCCGGCCCGACGGCGATCCCGACCCCGGTGAGGTTGTATGGGCGTGGGTCCCCTACGAGGAAGACCCGGCGCAGGGCAAGGACCGCCCCGTGCTGCTGATCGGCCGCAACGGTGCCCTGCTGCTGGGCCTGATGATGACCAGCCGGGACCGGAACAACACTGGATCGTCTGATCCGC
This Arthrobacter sp. zg-Y20 DNA region includes the following protein-coding sequences:
- a CDS encoding type II toxin-antitoxin system PemK/MazF family toxin, yielding MPFNARTFASLVRSAARLLGQAGSGAGTVSGQGSRDRTGIKSRPGPGRRSPRPSPAPSPGPKAAPSHPRQAAASGATGYAGDYAGPVSPVYAPRPDGDPDPGEVVWAWVPYEEDPAQGKDRPVLLIGRNGALLLGLMMTSRDRNNTGSSDPRYLDVGTGPWDSKGRPSEVKLDRVLRLEPESIRREGAVMDERAFGRVVRALAKVRPAR